TATTATCAGATGAATCGATTGCCTCATTAAAAGAAGTTTGTACTGCGTTAGAAGCAAGAGACTTTCCAACTGCTAATGCGTTGAACATTCAAATCGCCACTAATCATAGTGAAGAGACTGGTAATTGGCATACAGGTGTTAAGCGTCTTATTCAAATGTCCGAAGCATTATAGATGTAAAACATTCAAATACTTGGAAAGACAAAAATTACATAGAATATCtatatatctttattttctatttctgtttctgtttattttttgtattaaaaatgaattttaaacaagtatattttattttgaaatatattcacTCAAAAAACTCAACTTCATAGAGTTTGGCGCCTCCAGTCTCATCATCAATAGGTTCTGTATCATGAATATCAGTTACTTCTATTAGCAAAAATCTAGCACCTAAACCTTGCTCTATATTGAAGGACGTTGTGTTATGTCTCAGTGGAATTTTAACCTCGGCATAATCCTTTGGATCAAATGGAGCAGATATATCAACCTCTTCCGAAACTATAGTCGTAAAAACATCGTCCTGGTCATAGATTGTACCGGCATCTATGAATTGATACttcttatataaatcattacCAAAATTAACTTTACTGAGGAAATCAATGACAtcatttaaatcatttatcTTAGATTGTTCTTCCGAACCAAAAGCCAGCAAAGACCAACTCTTTGGCGGCCTGTCTCCCCAGTTTATCGCGCCACTGGTTAAATTCCTTGATTGCTTGAGATCTACTAGAATCTTTGCAGTTgtatcattatatttcagTTGCCAATGCGTAGTATTATCACCATCATTAACCAGGACAGTAGCGTCACCGTAGGCACTTTCagtaatattgatgaattttgCTGAAGCGCATTCGGATACACTCAATTGAGATCCTGCCGTTGGTACAAAAAGTGGGAATACTAATTCTTCACCTTTGTCCAAAGTATAAACACCACTTTTCGGGTTTCTTTTTGCAAGGGAGATTCTAATCGAATCGCTGTCGCCACCTGCTATTGGACCATTGTGCTTGATAATAAATGAGGTCTCATTTATGGCTAATGATATACTTTGGTTCATATACTTAATACTGTCAAATTGAACTCCATTTCCTAAACAAGGTAAAGAAATTGGATCAAGAGTTAACattcttgataatttattcCTGTCATCAAGATCAAAATCAAACCTTAATCCAGTTAAGCCTTGCAATATTGCTTGCAAAAATCCACCATGCGCCGTCATAAATGGGAACGCAGGGTGAGTTCCACCATTGGTTaagaaattatcattattttgttcGGAGAATTGGGCAAAAGGGCCCCTTAAGAATGGTTGAACTGCTTTATGTAAATATGATTGGGAAGCACAGCCAGAAGGAGACAAATTAGAAGCAACAATGGAGAAAATCGGAAATGTCATAGCAGGCCCATAACTGACTTGTTTCATTGAATAGAATTCCATATTAGTGTATGCCTGATCATCAGATATTAATTCATTACCTAGTGGATAGGTCATCATAATAACGTCTGCTTGTTTAATTCCAACGGACGAATTCATCCCAGTATATTCTAGAGTAATATTATCATGATTATCTGAAGTAGGTATATGCATGCTTCCAGCAATATCAGTGTACTTCGAGGGAACAGGTTTTCctaaatgatttgaaattgtaATTGCCCATTTCATAAGCAACGATATCCCTGCATTTGTGTATGCAGCATTATCAACATGGTTAGCATATTCATCTGGATCGGTCATATTATGAGAGACATATTGAGCAAGTGATTCATTATACTTAACATAATCAGCCAAGAAAGTAGCCGCATCATTAATTAGCGGATATGCAACAGAATctaaataatcatcatcCGCAGCTCCACTCAAATAAACTTCCCACGCAGCCATGGCAACAGCAACGTTAATATGATACTCATAATCCAAGCATGGCCCAGTTGAAGTACAATTTCCAAACCTACCACTTGTCCAAGAATATACTGCACCGCtttcattatttggaaCATTTTTTATTGCCTGTTCGTGAGTATGAATCCTATAATTAACAATACTTTTAGCATGATCAGGATTGAATGGCAATAATCCATTTAGCATCCATAAGTCTGTGTCCCAAAAGACCATTCCACCGTATGAATCTGAAGATAAACCCCCAACTGGCAAAGCTGCAGTGACACCTTGAGCTCCAGGCCTTGTATTTGCGTTTAAATGATAGATTGACGCTCTTGATGCTAACGTTAACAACGGATCGCCAGAGAATGTTATTGAGTTAGATGATTCAAATGTACGAGCCCACCCGACCTTATGCGATTTGATGAGCTTCGAAACAGAATCTTTTTGTTTAGTGGCAACCTCTTTCGCAAAATCATTTACAGTATTATGCgatttgtatttttcagGGTCTAAATCTGAAGAAACAATTCCCACTAGCTTGGAAATTTTAAACGATTTCGAAGGCTCGACAGAAATATCTAATTTCTGGGTTGATGTATCATTTGTTGAGCCTCTACTTATAGCATTTGAGGACATTTCATCATATTGTAACGTCGAATAGATAGCTCCATTAACATAATCTATTTCGTTAGGTTGgaaatgaataaaaatacCTTCTTCATCGCTACCTACCTCACTCAATTGACATCTTTGTGTAGAAGCGAAATCTAACTTGTCTTCAACTTTCAAATCAACTGTAGAATTGTCAAGGTTTACAATCCTCAAGTTCACGATACCAAGATTTATATTGGATCTATGTGCTACCACTTCAAAATGAACTTGAATGGACTCCAACCAAGTAAATTCTGTTGTCACAATACCATTACTGAGCGACAAGTTCTGAGCATAATTGGAAATATCTCCTTGTGAATCTCTCGAGAGCGATGGATCCAACGAAAGAGTTTTACCATTTTTAACTGTAGATAAGGTTAACGTAGTCCACTGTGGAACAGCCGATAATATGCTTTCATAACCCTTTTCGATCAATTCGGGAAAATTAGTTTCTGTTGtattcttttgaatatCATAGAATCCACCTATGAAACTACCCGAGAAACGTTCATTAAATAACGGCCAGCCGTTCGATAAGTCGTCTTCAACAGCATCTGGTGAATCACTCAATTGGTCAAATGTAAATCCTTGTCCCAAATTGGGAATACGGCTACCAATATAGCCATTTGACACATACGCTTGTCTCTGGTATTGGTTATAGGTTGGAAACTCAGCCGTTCCCACCGTATTGCTAGTTGGATCATAATATGCGCTGCCAGAGTTTTGTAATTGTAAAAAGATTTCCTTATTTTCACGACTGTTTATTAACGATTCCAATTGCTTCTTGTTGTTTTCAATGGTTTCGAATGAAACAGTCGAATCATTAAACgaatcatcaatatcaatatcctTTATCGTAAAAGGCAAGGCATATGTAATCCCGTGATAATACAGATACAACACAAATATTAGGATAAAGTTTAAAACGACCATAGTCTTGATAACAATTTGTCTTTTGCAAAACTTgtgaatgaaaatattgcaatAGTCTATCTTCGAAATTGTTCTATGCTTGAACCTTTCACCTATAGAATCGTACTCCATATTTATACGCTTTTCAAcataacaaaaaaatattgtCCTTAATGGATAATCTTCCAATTTTGGCCAACGGAAAAACACTGAACAATAAATTACGCTATTGTCTTAGTGTATAACATGTAATGCATAAAAAGTGCCTTTTATCAGTCAATTACACAGTCCTTAGTATTAGTGATTGTGGGGTCATATCTCAAATGGTTACGAGAATAGGGAACAAGAAAGATCTTGCTActtttaatgataaatgTGTATTAATAAACTTTTTAATACGTTTTAGTATTACAGGGTATAAAGTAATATTACAAATAggaaaataatatacaattctTAATAAGCATGGCTTTTCCATTGCCAAAAGGGTATAGGGTTGAACTGTTTGTGGAAGGAGGGAGGTATGACCCCCGAGAACTCAAATAGCAATTAACAGACAATGTTGCATAGAAAAGTTTATTTGCTCCGCATTCGCAGTACAAGAACTACGGGTCACAGAAGTACACGATAAACATGCCGTATTATGAACCACTAGGACTGATGATGAATGGGAATGGGAACATGAAGGTTGCAGTTCATGCGGCTGCGAACATGAGCGAATAATCTAATCAGTTTGACTGACTCCAGGGTCATCAAGTCTTGTAATACCTCTGAGCAATTCCTTCGTAGTGATTCTTCTGTTGGGTACTGGCCACGATGAAGTGCCAGGAGACAGAGGTTCACGGAGATGCTTGGTCATATAGTTTTGTACTAGGGATGATACTTTATCGTTCAATTTGTCAGTCTgcaattttgcaattaattCACGAGCTTGAGATAAGCGATACGATGCATCGTATAGCTTATCCGTGGATGTCTCCACATCATGAGGAATGTTTTCGTTAACGTTATTATAGTTATCGTTAATTTTTTCTGCAAGGGAGTTGTTAAGTACAGTG
The nucleotide sequence above comes from Debaryomyces hansenii CBS767 chromosome A complete sequence. Encoded proteins:
- a CDS encoding DEHA2D14498p (similar to uniprot|P48016 Saccharomyces cerevisiae YPR026W ATH1 Vacuolar acid trehalase required for trehalose utilization) yields the protein MEYDSIGERFKHRTISKIDYCNIFIHKFCKRQIVIKTMVVLNFILIFVLYSYYHGITYALPFTIKDIDIDDSFNDSTVSFETIENNKKQLESLINSRENKEIFLQLQNSGSAYYDPTSNTVGTAEFPTYNQYQRQAYVSNGYIGSRIPNLGQGFTFDQLSDSPDAVEDDLSNGWPLFNERFSGSFIGGFYDIQKNTTETNFPELIEKGYESILSAVPQWTTLTLSTVKNGKTLSLDPSLSRDSQGDISNYAQNLSLSNGIVTTEFTWLESIQVHFEVVAHRSNINLGIVNLRIVNLDNSTVDLKVEDKLDFASTQRCQLSEVGSDEEGIFIHFQPNEIDYVNGAIYSTLQYDEMSSNAISRGSTNDTSTQKLDISVEPSKSFKISKLVGIVSSDLDPEKYKSHNTVNDFAKEVATKQKDSVSKLIKSHKVGWARTFESSNSITFSGDPLLTLASRASIYHLNANTRPGAQGVTAALPVGGLSSDSYGGMVFWDTDLWMLNGLLPFNPDHAKSIVNYRIHTHEQAIKNVPNNESGAVYSWTSGRFGNCTSTGPCLDYEYHINVAVAMAAWEVYLSGAADDDYLDSVAYPLINDAATFLADYVKYNESLAQYVSHNMTDPDEYANHVDNAAYTNAGISLLMKWAITISNHLGKPVPSKYTDIAGSMHIPTSDNHDNITLEYTGMNSSVGIKQADVIMMTYPLGNELISDDQAYTNMEFYSMKQVSYGPAMTFPIFSIVASNLSPSGCASQSYLHKAVQPFLRGPFAQFSEQNNDNFLTNGGTHPAFPFMTAHGGFLQAILQGLTGLRFDFDLDDRNKLSRMLTLDPISLPCLGNGVQFDSIKYMNQSISLAINETSFIIKHNGPIAGGDSDSIRISLAKRNPKSGVYTLDKGEELVFPLFVPTAGSQLSVSECASAKFINITESAYGDATVSVNDGDNTTHWQSKYNDTTAKILVDLKQSRNLTSGAINWGDRPPKSWSLSAFGSEEQSKINDLNDVIDFLSKVNFGNDLYKKYQFIDAGTIYDQDDVFTTIVSEEVDISAPFDPKDYAEVKIPSRHNTTSFNIEQGLGARFLLIEVTDIHDTEPIDDETGGAKLYEVEFFE